The DNA sequence agctctctctccctcccccctgctattgtacagctctctcacccccccctgctattgtacagctctcacccccccctgctattgtacagctctccccccccctgctattgtacagctctcaccccccctgctattgtacagctctccccccccctgctattgtacagctctccccccccgctattgtacagctctctcccccccctgctattgtacagctctctccccccctgctattgtacagctctctctccccccctgctattgtacagctctctccccccctgctattgtacagctctctccccccccctgctattgtacagctctcttcccccccctgctattgtacagctctcccccccctgctattgtacagctctctcccccccctgctattgtacagctctctcaccccccccctgctattgtacagctctctcACCTCCCCCgctattgtacagctctctcccccccctgctattgtacagctctctctccctcccccctgctattgtacagctctctcaccccccctgctattgtacagctctctctcttccccccccctgctattgtacagctctcttcccccccccgctattgtacagctctctccccccctgctattgtacagctctctctcccccccccccgctattgtacagctctctccccgccccctgctattgtacagctctctctccccccctgttattgtacagctctctctccccgccctgctattgtacagctctccccccccccccactattgtacagctctctccccccccctgctattgtacagctctctccccccctgctattgtacagctctctctccccgccctgctattgtacagctctctcaccccccctgctattgtacagctctctctccccgccctgctattgtacagctctctcaccccccctgctattgtacagctctctctccccgccctgctattgtacagctctctctcccccccccccgctattgtacagctctccccccccccccgctattgtacagctctctcccccccctgctattgtacagctctctccccccctgctattgtacagctctctctccccgccctgctattgtacagctctctcaccccccctgctattgtacagctctctctccccgccctgctattgtacagctctctctcccccccccccctgctattgtacagctctcaccccccctgctattgtacagctctccccccccctgctattgtacagctctctcccccccctgctattgtacagctctctccccccctgctattgtacagctctctctccccccctgctattgtacagctctctcccccccctgctattgtacagctctcttccccccccctgctattgtacagctctcttcccccccctgctattgtacagctctcccccccctgctattgtacagctctctccccctcctgctattgtacagctctctcacccccccctgctattgtacagctctctcACCTCCCCCgctattgtacagctctctcccccccctgctattgtacagctctctctccctcccccctgctattgtacagctctctcaccccccctgctattgtacagctctctctcttccccccccctgctattgtacagctctcttcccccccccgctattgtacagctctctcccccctgctattgtacagctctctctcccccccccgctattgtacagctctctccccgccccctgctattgtacagctctctctccccccctgttattgtacagctctctctccccgccctgctattgtacagctctccccccccccgctattgtacagctctctcccccccctgctattgtacagctctctccccccctgctattgtacagctctctctccccgccctgctattgtacagctctctcaccccccctgctattgtacagctctctctccccgccctgcTGTTGtacagctctctctccccccccccccccccccccgctattgtacagctctctccccgccccctgctattgtacagctctATCCGCCTCCCCGCTATTGTACAGCTCCCTCTCGATgcatagctctctctctctcctcccccctctgctgTTGCACACCTCTCACTTTCCCTTTCTCTGGAAGCTCAGTCAAGAACTGATCAAAGTTGTCGCTGTTGGGAGTTGGCCAGTTTACAGATATTGCTGAGACTGGTCACCATTGTTTAGGATTTGGTGCATTTAAAATTTAAAACAGAAATAGAATCCAAGAACTGTGAGTTCAACTGGGACAGGCCTGAGCTCAATCTCAGCCTTGAGCTGTGTGGGTGGGAACACATTGCAACAGAAACTAATTCACCTTTCACTATTTGTCCAATTTTAACTGTTAATCTCTTGAAACAAATAAGAGCAGAGGTTTCAGTGAGAATGACGTTTACCTAGTTCAGTCTGTTGCTCTACCAAACTCCCAGTCATCCCCACAGCTGGGATTCTCGCATCCAGCGGGGTTTCACTCGTCATTTTCATTTTCTTCTTCAGtttctttttctccttttttcTCCTCTTCTTTCTCTTTCGGTCTTTGGCTTTCCTTTTTTTTGAGCTGTGACTCCTTTTTTTGTGCCTTTCTTCCCCCGACGACGGGTGTGATGAAgacgaggagctggatgaagacgaggagctggatgaagacgaggagctggatgaagagggCGAATCGCGTTTCCTGTTAACTTTCATTTGTGTTATTCTCTGGTCCTTGCTGGGTACCGAGCTTTGGGGATGTTTACGCAAAGTTGATGGGCTTTCGCTGCGGCAACGATTCCTTTTCATCTTTCCCTCTTGGTGTTTTACTTCCCTCCTGTTTCTCAAATCCTCTCTCGAACCACTGCGACCCATTTTAGTTTGTTCCGAAGATTATACAAAACATCTAAAAGAAAGATGCAGCATTATCAATCACCACCTCATTTCATAGGTCAGAAAAAGAGCAAGgtcgtcttactgcagctgtatggGGCTTAGTGAGACCAcgcttggagtattgtgggcagttctggtctccttatctaaagAAGGGTATATTTGCCATAGaacgagtgcagcaaaggtttaccagactgattcctgggattggaGGATTGctacatgaggagagattgggctaAACACATCTGCATTCACCGCAATTATTGTGACCGGGCCGAATAAACTGGATGCAGGAATGTTGTTTCCCTCTCCCCTGGGGAGCCGGGAGgggggtgtctagaaccagggggtcacagtctcaggctgCAGGGTAgccaatttaggacagagatgagaagaaatttcttcattcagtgGGTGGtgaacgtaataataataatctttatttgtgtcacaagtaggctgacattatcactgccatgaaattactgtgaaaagcccctagtcgccacattccggcacctgttcgggtacacagacggagaattcagaatgtccaattcacctaacctgcacgtctttggacagtgggaggaaaccggagcgcccggaggaaacccacgcagacacggggagaacgtgcagactccgcacagtgacccaagccgggaatcgaacctgggaccctggggctgtgaaggaactgtgctaaccacagtgctataaTAGtgaattggctagctaacaggaaatagaGTGGGCATGAACGGGTCATTTTCTGGGGGTTGGCAGGATGTGCCACAGAGatcacaactttttacaatttatataaatgacttggatgacagGACTGAAGGTACGcgggtaagtgagcacttcacacaacccaaatggattcccgATATTTcatatttacccacattatactccatttgccaaatacGTAACCTCGATTTTTCCCTTTCTAGCCtccttagagggtcagtactgagggagtgctgcactgtcagagggtcagtactgagggagtgctgcactgtcagagggtcagtactgagggagtgctgcactgtcagagggtcagtgctgagggagtgctgcactgtcagtgggtcagtactgagagagtgccgcactgtcagagggtcagtactgagggagtgctgcgctgtcacagggtcagtactgagggagtgccgcactgtcagagggtcagtactgagggagtgctgcactgtcagagggtcagtactgagggagtgccgcactgtcagagagtcagtactgagggagtgccgcactgtcagggggtcagtactgagggagtgccgcactgtcagggggtcagtactgagggagtgccgcactgtcagagggtcagtactgagggagtgccgcactgtcacagagtcagtactgagggagtgctgcactgtcagagggtcagtactgagggagtgccgcactgtcagagggtcagtactgagggagtgctgcactgtcagatggtcagtactgagggagtgctgcactgtcagagggtcagtactgagggagtgctgcactgtcagagggtcagtactgagggagtgccgcactgtcagagggtcagtgctgagggtgtgccgcactgtcagagggtcagtactgagggagttccgcactgtcagagggtcagtactgagggagtgccgcactgtcagagggtcagtactgagggagtgccgcactgtcagagggtcagtactgagggtgtgctgcactgtcagagggtcagtactgagggagtgctgcactgtcagagggtcagtactgagagagtgccgcactgtcagagggtcagtactgagggaggccccactgtcagagggtcagtattgagggagtgctgcactgtcagagggtcagtactgagggagtgccgcactgtcagagggtcagtactgagggagtgccgcactgtcagagggttagtactgagggagtgctgcactgtcagagggtcggcactgagggagtgccgcactgtcagagggtcagtactgagggagtgccgcactgtcagagggtcagtactgagggagtgccgcactgtcagagggtcagtactgagggagtgccgcactgtcagagggtcagtactgagggagtgctgcactgtcagagggtcagtactgagggagtgccgcactgtcagagggtcagtactgagggagtgccgcactgtcagagggtcagtactgagggagtgctgcactgtcagagggtcagtactgagggagtgccgcactgtcagagtgtcagtactgagggagtgctgcactgtcagagagtcagtactgagggagtgccgcactgtcagagggtcagtactgagggagtgctgcactgtcagagagtcagtactgagggagagctgcactgtcagagggtcagtactgagggagtgctgcactgtcagagagtcagtactgagggagtgccgcactgtcagagggtcagtactgagggagtgctgcactgtcagagagtcagtactgagggagagctgcactgtcagagggtcagtactgagggagcgccgcactgtcagagagtcagtactgagggagagctgcactgtcagagggtcagtactgagggagtgccgcactgtcagagggtcagtactgagggagcgccgcactgtcagagagtcagtactgagggagagctgcactgtcagaaggtcagtactgagggagtgccgcactgtcagacggtcagtactgagggagtgccacactgtcagagggtcagtactgagggagtgctgcactgtcagagggtcagtactgagggagtgccgcactgtcagagggtcagtactgagggagtgccgcactgtcagagggtcagtactgagggactgctgcactgtcagagtgtcagtactgagggagtgccgcactgtcagacggtccgtactgagggactgctgcactgtcagagtgtcagtactgagggagtcccacactgccagagggtcagtactgagggagtgccacactgtcagagggtcagtactgagggagtgctgcattgtcagagggtcagtactaagggagtgccgcactgtcagagggtcagtactgagggagtgccacactgtcagagggtcagtactgagggagtgctgcattgtcagagggtcagtactgagggagtgccacactgccagagggtcagtactgagggagtgccgcactgtcagacggtcagtactgagggagtgccgcactgtcagagggccagtactgagggagtgccacactgccagagggtcagtactgagggagtgccgcactgtcagagggtcagtactgagggagtgctgcactgtcagagggttagtactgagggagtgccgcactgtcagacggtcagtactgagggagtgccgcactgtcagagggccagtactgagggagtgccacactgccagagggtcagtactgagggagtgccgcactgtcagagggtcagtactgagggagtgctgcactgtcagagggttagtactgagggagtgctgcactgtcagagggtcagtactgagggagtgctgcactgtcagagggtcagtactgggggagtgctgcactgccagagggtcagtactgagggagtgccgcactgtcagagggccagtactgagggagtgccacactgccagagggtcagtactgagggagtgccgcactgtcagagggtcagtactgagggagtgctgcactgtcagagggtcagtactgagggagtgctgcactgtcagagagtcagtactgagggagtgccgcactgtcagagggtcagtactgagggagtgctgcactgtcagagagtcagtactgagggagagctgcactgtcagagggtcagtactgagggagcgccgcactgtcagagagtcagtactgagggagagctgcactgtcagagggtcagtactgagggagtgccgcactgtcagagggtcagtactgagggagcgccgcactgtcagagagtcagtactgagggagagctgcactgtcagaaggtcagtactgagggagtgccgcactgtcagacggtcagtactgagggagtgccacactgtcagagggtcagtactgagggagtgctgcactgtcagagggtcagtactgagggagtgccgcactgtcagagggtcagtactgagggagtgccgcactgtcagagggtcagtactgagggaatgctgcactgtcagagtgtcagtactgagggagtgccgcacggtcagacggtcagtactgagggactgctgcactgtcagagtgtcagtactgagggagtcccacactgccagagggtcagtactgagggagtgccacactgtcagagggtcagtactgagggagtgctgcattgtcagagggtcagtactgagggagtgccgcactgtcagagggtcagtactgagggagtgccacactgtcagagggtcagtactgagggagtgctgcattgtcagagggtcagtactgagggagtgccacactgccagagggtcagtactgagggagtgccgcactgtcagacggtcagtactgagggagtgccgcactgtcagagggccagtactgagggagtgccacactgccagagggtcagtactgagggagtgccgcactgtcagagggtcagtactgagggagtgctgcactgtcagagggttagtactgagggagtgccgcactgtcagacggtcagtactgagggagtgccgcactgtcagagggccagtactga is a window from the Scyliorhinus torazame isolate Kashiwa2021f chromosome 1, sScyTor2.1, whole genome shotgun sequence genome containing:
- the arl6ip4 gene encoding ADP-ribosylation factor-like protein 6-interacting protein 4, producing the protein MGRSGSREDLRNRREVKHQEGKMKRNRCRSESPSTLRKHPQSSVPSKDQRITQMKVNRKRDSPSSSSSSSSSSSSSSSSSSSSSHPSSGEERHKKRSHSSKKRKAKDRKRKKRRKKEKKKLKKKMKMTSETPLDARIPAVGMTGSLVEQQTELDVTDEQKARIQALRPMTREEWDARQSVVRRVVDPETGRSRIIKGDGEVLEEIVRRERHKEINKLSTTGDGFTFQVKMGLNQR